Proteins found in one Paenibacillus dendritiformis genomic segment:
- a CDS encoding DUF350 domain-containing protein: MEVMIEQWLSNPYVSMIAYFSVAVLALVLLLSIFELVTKYKCWDEIRKGNLSVAMATSGKIFGICNIFRFGIVARDSLYTSLLWAALGYVLLLAAYFLFGFLMPYFRLDEEIEKDNRAVGLLAMIISISLSYIIGASIK, from the coding sequence GAACAATGGCTAAGCAATCCCTATGTATCCATGATTGCTTATTTTTCCGTAGCCGTGCTGGCTTTAGTGCTGCTGTTGTCCATTTTCGAGCTTGTGACGAAATACAAGTGCTGGGATGAGATCCGCAAGGGGAATCTCAGCGTTGCCATGGCCACGTCCGGTAAAATATTCGGGATATGCAATATTTTTCGCTTCGGAATCGTGGCCAGGGATTCCTTGTACACGTCCTTGCTGTGGGCTGCGCTTGGATACGTGCTGTTGCTTGCCGCCTACTTTTTATTCGGCTTCTTGATGCCTTATTTCCGGCTGGATGAAGAGATCGAAAAGGATAACCGGGCGGTCGGACTGTTGGCGATGATTATTTCCATTTCGCTGTCCTATATTATCGGGGCGAGCATCAAGTGA